A DNA window from Oceanispirochaeta sp. M1 contains the following coding sequences:
- a CDS encoding DUF1819 family protein: MGNKKYTMAFTTGGLFLRESVLAAELFISSRDWDTVKKDIHENNLFQSRTAAALHRITREVLKRLRLLSDLETEFLLNAARPDQQALLWIAVCRRYSFVAEFATEVIREKYLSLNYDLSYEDFDWFFNKKADWYPDLEELTLSTRKKLRQVLFRILGEADLLTGDNKITPLLFSSRFIKMIQEGDSQELTFFPIFEKDLRGMR; encoded by the coding sequence GTGGGGAATAAAAAATATACTATGGCATTCACCACAGGCGGTCTCTTTCTACGGGAATCCGTCCTTGCCGCTGAACTCTTTATATCATCAAGAGATTGGGATACTGTAAAGAAGGATATTCATGAGAACAATCTCTTTCAATCTCGTACAGCGGCAGCTCTTCACAGAATAACAAGGGAAGTTTTGAAGCGCCTGAGACTTCTGTCTGATTTAGAAACTGAATTTCTCTTAAATGCCGCACGCCCCGACCAGCAAGCTCTCCTATGGATTGCCGTATGTCGTCGATATAGTTTTGTTGCAGAGTTCGCTACTGAAGTCATCCGGGAGAAATATCTTTCCCTAAATTATGACCTGTCTTATGAAGACTTTGACTGGTTTTTTAATAAAAAAGCTGATTGGTATCCAGACCTTGAAGAGCTTACTCTGTCTACCAGAAAGAAGTTACGACAGGTCTTATTCCGGATTTTGGGTGAAGCAGATCTTCTAACTGGTGATAATAAAATCACACCACTCCTATTCAGTTCCCGATTTATTAAAATGATCCAGGAAGGTGATTCTCAGGAATTAACATTTTTTCCCATATTTGAAAAAGATTTACGAGGAATGCGATGA
- a CDS encoding DUF262 domain-containing protein produces the protein MSSTNKYSLLDLLDGTIAIESEGSLVFHDMNGIEIPIIQRDYAQGRDSARYIRKRFLNAIFEALENRTILELDFVYGSIKEVEDNSKILKTFIPLDGQQRLTTLYLLYWFIANKELSGDRLQQERSKLRKFSYSTRSTARSFCEKLSEIGYSGSVKTSITSSYWFHKTYENDPTVMGMIATLHDIQNRYISEQPLYENLPQLCFYIMPLEGFDLTDELYIKMNARGKSLTDFENFKADILSWMKSEKNPEKKDYERQVMMSGKLVPRFLAFASKMDNSWTDIFWEKAKSNSNEKDRIVDPYFFRFIKRFLLNDFIITSTESNASIEDSSEFRLLYSTGHEEKTKYLTFEDYKGFIVEKRIANLERIFDLLSKNQASIKEIILPPWDREDIWFLYDDLISQPQRLLFFAVTRYLENCTDFDKDKFSNWIRVVWNIIADPDIRSISSMITAMKTIDRISAGSNSIHAFFEEGKFDRYISDLTNIHKDQLQEEKLKIDLFRTDGWKDRILEAESHHLFQGNIGFLLQDINAPEAFAKKLEQAQILYSQNDANTDFLSNHELFRYCISKIETWDNLEKLNLRNEILNWRLYLRRNRTFMQSVSDLCSMSRDEISRTITEGLKKNSQIEGWNRERLQLVHSNIYKSKDFFDWADQNKLSTIRWRYELYYFVRPNAWYDKVLIDGYRNIVIHEFCIMAGLDNSYHRCNQSDFFWGEQIDFPLENEDVVVSFTGENVVEIQTRTADDWTTVYSDMIEVNNHEDAKDFAKNIWTKCDSYL, from the coding sequence ATGAGCAGCACCAACAAATATTCTTTATTAGACCTTCTTGACGGAACCATCGCAATTGAAAGCGAAGGAAGCCTTGTATTTCATGACATGAACGGTATTGAAATCCCGATAATTCAGAGAGATTATGCCCAGGGAAGGGACAGCGCCCGATATATCCGGAAGCGGTTTTTGAATGCCATCTTCGAAGCTCTCGAAAACCGGACAATTCTAGAACTAGATTTTGTATATGGATCCATCAAGGAGGTAGAAGATAATTCAAAAATACTCAAAACCTTTATTCCTTTGGATGGACAGCAGCGGCTGACGACACTGTACCTTCTGTACTGGTTTATAGCAAATAAGGAACTCTCTGGTGATCGGCTTCAGCAGGAACGTTCAAAGCTTAGAAAATTTTCCTACTCAACTCGCTCAACGGCACGTTCATTTTGTGAAAAACTGTCTGAAATCGGCTACTCCGGAAGCGTGAAGACTTCTATAACCTCCAGCTACTGGTTTCACAAAACATATGAAAATGATCCTACAGTAATGGGAATGATAGCTACTCTCCACGATATTCAGAATAGATATATATCGGAACAGCCTCTTTATGAAAACCTTCCGCAACTCTGTTTTTATATAATGCCCCTCGAAGGATTTGATTTAACGGATGAGCTTTATATTAAAATGAATGCTAGAGGAAAATCCTTAACAGATTTTGAAAATTTTAAAGCAGATATCCTTAGCTGGATGAAATCCGAAAAAAATCCGGAGAAAAAAGATTACGAAAGACAGGTCATGATGAGCGGAAAACTTGTCCCTAGATTCTTGGCTTTTGCATCAAAAATGGACAACAGCTGGACAGATATTTTCTGGGAAAAAGCAAAAAGTAACTCAAATGAAAAAGACAGGATCGTAGATCCCTATTTTTTCAGATTTATTAAACGGTTTTTACTCAATGATTTTATCATAACGTCTACAGAATCTAATGCGAGTATTGAAGACTCGTCTGAATTTAGGCTCCTGTACTCAACCGGCCATGAAGAGAAAACCAAGTATCTGACATTTGAAGATTATAAAGGTTTTATTGTAGAGAAAAGAATTGCAAATCTCGAAAGGATTTTCGATCTATTATCAAAAAACCAGGCCTCTATAAAAGAAATCATTCTCCCTCCCTGGGATAGGGAGGATATATGGTTTTTGTATGATGACCTGATTTCTCAACCCCAGAGACTTCTGTTTTTCGCTGTAACCCGGTATCTGGAAAACTGTACGGATTTCGATAAGGATAAGTTTTCCAACTGGATCAGAGTAGTTTGGAATATTATTGCAGATCCGGATATAAGAAGCATTTCTTCCATGATAACTGCGATGAAAACCATTGATAGGATTTCAGCTGGTTCAAACAGTATACATGCATTCTTTGAAGAGGGGAAATTTGACCGATATATTAGTGATCTGACAAATATTCATAAAGATCAATTACAGGAAGAAAAGTTAAAAATAGATTTATTCAGGACTGACGGTTGGAAGGATAGGATTCTGGAAGCGGAAAGTCATCATCTGTTTCAGGGTAATATAGGCTTTTTGCTTCAGGACATTAATGCTCCTGAAGCTTTTGCCAAAAAACTTGAACAGGCTCAAATTCTGTATTCACAAAACGACGCTAATACAGACTTCTTGTCAAATCATGAATTATTCAGATATTGCATAAGTAAAATTGAAACATGGGATAATCTAGAAAAGTTGAATCTAAGGAATGAGATTTTGAACTGGAGACTTTATTTAAGAAGAAATAGAACTTTTATGCAATCTGTTTCTGATCTCTGTTCTATGTCCAGAGATGAAATAAGCCGGACTATAACAGAGGGTTTAAAAAAGAATTCTCAGATTGAGGGTTGGAATCGGGAGCGTTTGCAATTAGTTCATTCCAATATCTATAAAAGTAAGGATTTTTTTGATTGGGCAGATCAGAATAAGCTTTCAACGATCAGATGGAGATATGAATTATATTATTTTGTCCGTCCGAATGCCTGGTATGATAAAGTGCTGATCGACGGTTACAGAAATATTGTAATACATGAATTCTGTATAATGGCTGGTCTGGATAATTCATATCACCGCTGTAATCAGTCAGATTTTTTCTGGGGAGAGCAAATTGATTTTCCCCTAGAGAATGAAGACGTAGTTGTTTCTTTTACAGGAGAAAATGTTGTAGAGATCCAAACTAGAACGGCGGACGACTGGACTACTGTTTATTCAGATATGATAGAGGTTAATAATCATGAGGATGCCAAAGATTTTGCAAAAAACATATGGACAAAATGTGATTCCTACCTATAA
- a CDS encoding BREX protein BrxB domain-containing protein has product MTQDKSKLPMQERLQYLFSVISSERFLKKQGLGNEVPFFICPYDPRDGVALEKIQKQLVNQLEKSGVQVLTINLYDLSIEIVKKREIWDRVLTMETTVSKDKLKELLQGVLDPENHLIPAISEKMDEQVFDVMFISGVGEVFPYIRSHNVLNNLQSAAKEKPTIMFFPGVYVHSLESGASLDLFGKLKDDKYYRAFNIYHYEV; this is encoded by the coding sequence ATGACCCAAGATAAAAGTAAACTTCCAATGCAGGAACGTCTGCAATACCTATTTTCCGTCATTTCCAGCGAAAGATTTCTTAAGAAACAGGGGCTGGGGAATGAAGTTCCTTTCTTCATCTGTCCATACGATCCCAGGGATGGAGTTGCTTTGGAAAAAATACAGAAGCAGCTGGTGAACCAATTGGAGAAATCTGGAGTGCAGGTTCTTACCATCAATCTTTATGATCTTTCAATTGAAATAGTAAAGAAACGTGAGATCTGGGATAGAGTCCTAACAATGGAGACGACTGTTTCTAAAGATAAGCTAAAGGAATTACTTCAAGGTGTTCTTGATCCAGAAAACCATCTTATTCCCGCGATATCAGAGAAAATGGATGAGCAAGTTTTTGATGTCATGTTCATCTCCGGAGTTGGAGAAGTATTTCCTTATATTCGATCTCATAATGTATTGAATAATCTCCAAAGTGCGGCAAAAGAGAAACCAACCATAATGTTTTTCCCGGGAGTCTATGTCCACTCCCTGGAATCAGGTGCTTCTCTGGATCTCTTTGGGAAACTAAAAGACGATAAATACTACCGGGCTTTTAACATTTACCATTACGAAGTATAG
- a CDS encoding DUF262 domain-containing protein yields the protein MSNCVTLKSISELLGESFYVPEYQRGYRWTESQISDLLDDIHSFAVKDKKSKKEFYCLQPIIVKSHLTEEDQTVYEIIDGQQRLTTIHILLSYLIKKHLHNEPLEEAYEKTLYTISYKTRPDSAAFLKDIDSDAEEDFIDYYYFKNCYKYIETWFDEPGRKRDAREAVIQTLVNSEENQKSFGVVKVIWYELNDNTTNPIETFIRVNLGKISLTNAELIKALFLQERNFGEGDLARLKQLEIANKWDRIENELQDENFWWFLNKSENKKPSHIEYLFDMICDEDDSIPERVIGNDEHRTFRYYAHRFGKDPDHSRIKALWKEIEERYDALKEWYTTPEWYHYIGFLIYCGKSVSSIMECLNDKTIQTKQDVTLKLIQKISEEFIRVKWTGKDKEPHLDLSFESGSDILRKFYLLFNLEYLNQQCLNGNLISYFPFKAFKIGKHKGGVSWDIEHISSLTENNLEKRNDQTEWLNTVLMDLICPDNEILDEIEDFKNDENSRKFNYLYTKIVNFSEENKIDEELKNSIGNLTLLDAGTNRGYGNALFTSKRRIIIEKDKDGELIPLCTKNVFLKYFDGNVQPKWISEDIKAYRKILENTMVKFIPVGESI from the coding sequence ATGAGCAACTGTGTCACACTAAAATCAATAAGTGAGCTGCTTGGAGAGAGTTTCTATGTCCCTGAATATCAGCGTGGTTATCGATGGACTGAGTCTCAGATAAGCGATTTATTGGATGATATTCATTCATTTGCTGTAAAAGATAAAAAATCAAAAAAGGAATTTTACTGCCTGCAACCCATCATTGTGAAGTCGCATCTGACTGAAGAAGATCAAACTGTATATGAAATTATTGACGGCCAACAAAGGCTTACCACTATTCATATTTTGCTATCCTATTTGATAAAAAAACATCTGCATAACGAGCCTTTGGAAGAGGCATATGAAAAAACTCTTTATACGATTAGTTATAAAACTAGACCTGATAGTGCAGCATTTCTTAAAGACATAGATTCTGATGCAGAAGAAGACTTTATTGATTATTATTATTTTAAAAATTGCTATAAATATATAGAAACCTGGTTTGATGAACCTGGAAGGAAAAGAGACGCGAGGGAAGCCGTTATCCAGACATTGGTCAACAGTGAGGAGAATCAAAAGTCTTTTGGGGTTGTCAAAGTAATCTGGTATGAGTTGAATGATAATACGACAAATCCTATTGAAACCTTCATTCGGGTTAATTTGGGAAAAATATCGTTAACCAATGCAGAATTGATAAAAGCCCTTTTCCTGCAGGAAAGAAATTTCGGAGAAGGGGATCTGGCCCGGCTTAAGCAGCTTGAAATTGCCAATAAATGGGATCGTATTGAGAATGAACTGCAGGATGAGAATTTTTGGTGGTTTCTGAATAAGTCGGAAAATAAAAAACCATCGCATATCGAATATCTATTTGATATGATTTGCGATGAAGATGACTCCATACCGGAAAGAGTCATAGGCAACGACGAGCACAGAACATTCCGTTATTATGCGCATAGATTTGGAAAGGACCCGGATCATAGCCGTATCAAGGCGTTGTGGAAAGAGATCGAAGAGCGTTATGACGCATTAAAAGAGTGGTATACGACTCCTGAATGGTATCATTATATTGGTTTTCTGATTTATTGCGGTAAATCCGTTAGTTCTATAATGGAATGTTTAAATGATAAGACCATTCAAACAAAGCAGGACGTTACATTAAAACTTATTCAGAAAATCAGTGAAGAGTTTATCCGAGTCAAATGGACTGGAAAGGATAAAGAGCCTCATTTAGATTTATCCTTTGAATCCGGAAGCGATATACTCAGAAAATTCTATTTGCTTTTTAATTTGGAATATTTAAATCAGCAATGTCTGAATGGCAATCTTATTTCCTATTTTCCTTTCAAAGCCTTTAAAATCGGGAAACATAAGGGGGGAGTTAGCTGGGATATCGAACACATAAGTTCTTTAACGGAAAACAATCTTGAAAAAAGGAATGATCAGACCGAGTGGTTAAATACTGTATTGATGGATTTAATTTGCCCTGATAATGAGATACTGGATGAAATCGAAGATTTCAAAAATGATGAGAACAGTAGAAAATTCAATTATCTATATACAAAAATAGTTAATTTCTCAGAAGAAAATAAAATCGATGAAGAACTGAAGAATAGCATAGGGAATTTGACATTACTGGATGCTGGCACAAATAGAGGGTACGGTAATGCATTATTCACTTCAAAAAGAAGGATCATTATAGAAAAAGACAAGGATGGTGAATTAATTCCTCTTTGTACCAAAAATGTATTCTTAAAGTATTTTGATGGAAATGTTCAACCGAAGTGGATTAGTGAAGACATAAAGGCATATAGAAAAATATTGGAAAATACAATGGTTAAATTCATCCCAGTAGGCGAATCAATATGA
- a CDS encoding helix-turn-helix domain-containing protein, with amino-acid sequence MEDRWLSVDEIAEYLGVKRDTIYKWIAEREMPAHRVGRFWKFQKYEVDKWVKTGESAESGE; translated from the coding sequence ATGGAAGACCGCTGGCTATCTGTTGATGAAATTGCTGAATACCTTGGAGTGAAACGTGACACGATTTATAAATGGATAGCGGAACGCGAGATGCCAGCTCATAGGGTTGGCCGGTTTTGGAAATTTCAGAAGTATGAAGTTGATAAATGGGTGAAAACAGGAGAGTCTGCTGAAAGTGGGGAATAA
- a CDS encoding phage/plasmid primase, P4 family, with protein MARKTNLKMMTDRIQSFEEDERNEVNKTIAFCREELGEDQRAVMALLQERQLCKRYGLLALMYNCCSRLSRDLTEQELRSERFFTIRWAAYMEEISRWKISESTSMGEEKHHEREAILVLSLNTDARGQDFSDFFNARMMLEDWGGDIKYCAPWKKWLIWDEKRWAVDELGTIIEMGRMSVESMILKVIRCKDGEESMAMLAHARRSSTARKIESMLYIVKSDSRARISPDALDQDIYLLNCNNGIIDLSSGRLRPHKRDDLITKLAPVDYLPDADCPVWKKFLKDIFDGNRELIRFVQKFLGCSLTGDMACQAMFILYGTGANGKSTFINVVNRILGDYATTTPTETFMQKKGEQATNDIARLKGSRFVTAMESDEHGRLAESVIKRLTGNDMISARFLYGEYFQFLPTFKIVMATNHKPRIGGTDHAIWRRIKLIPFLVTIPEDKQDRKLPAKLEQELPGILAWMVEGCLRWQKEGLGSSEAVNEATDEYRSQMSDIQMFLSEKCEMVAESMTQSSILYGAYKTWCEKNNERAKSNRNFSMMLSELGMDKIRMSVGIFWIGIKLEEKQSY; from the coding sequence ATGGCTAGAAAAACGAATCTAAAGATGATGACCGACAGAATCCAGAGCTTTGAAGAGGATGAACGCAATGAGGTGAATAAGACAATTGCCTTCTGTAGGGAAGAATTAGGGGAAGACCAACGGGCCGTGATGGCTTTACTCCAGGAAAGACAGCTCTGCAAACGCTATGGCCTTCTGGCATTGATGTACAACTGTTGCAGCCGCTTGTCCCGAGATCTCACAGAACAGGAGCTGCGCTCTGAGAGGTTTTTCACCATACGCTGGGCCGCCTATATGGAGGAAATATCGAGGTGGAAGATTTCAGAATCAACCAGCATGGGTGAAGAAAAGCATCATGAGAGGGAAGCCATCCTTGTTCTTTCCTTGAATACTGATGCCCGGGGACAGGACTTCTCTGATTTCTTCAATGCCCGAATGATGCTGGAAGATTGGGGTGGTGATATCAAATACTGTGCCCCCTGGAAGAAATGGCTGATCTGGGATGAAAAGCGCTGGGCCGTAGATGAACTGGGAACCATCATTGAGATGGGCCGGATGAGTGTCGAATCTATGATCCTTAAAGTCATCAGGTGTAAAGACGGCGAGGAGTCCATGGCCATGCTTGCTCATGCCAGGCGCAGTTCTACGGCCAGGAAGATCGAATCCATGCTCTATATTGTCAAGTCCGACTCTCGTGCCAGGATCTCTCCGGATGCTCTTGATCAGGATATTTATCTCCTGAACTGTAATAATGGAATCATCGATCTCAGCTCCGGGCGGCTGCGACCTCATAAACGTGATGACCTGATCACAAAGCTGGCTCCCGTGGATTATCTCCCCGATGCAGACTGTCCTGTGTGGAAGAAGTTTCTTAAGGATATATTTGACGGGAATCGGGAACTGATCCGCTTTGTTCAGAAATTCCTGGGCTGCTCCCTGACCGGGGATATGGCCTGCCAGGCCATGTTTATACTCTACGGTACGGGAGCCAACGGCAAGAGCACCTTTATCAATGTGGTGAATCGCATCCTGGGGGACTATGCCACAACGACTCCCACGGAGACCTTTATGCAGAAAAAAGGGGAACAGGCCACCAACGATATTGCCCGTCTTAAGGGCTCCCGCTTTGTGACGGCCATGGAGAGTGATGAGCATGGTAGATTAGCAGAGTCGGTCATCAAGAGACTCACGGGGAATGATATGATCAGCGCCCGTTTCCTCTATGGTGAATACTTTCAGTTCCTCCCCACCTTCAAGATTGTAATGGCTACAAATCATAAACCCCGTATCGGAGGGACAGATCATGCCATCTGGCGAAGAATCAAATTGATCCCCTTCCTTGTGACCATCCCCGAGGACAAACAGGACAGGAAACTCCCCGCTAAACTGGAACAGGAACTCCCCGGGATTCTTGCCTGGATGGTCGAGGGCTGTCTCCGCTGGCAGAAGGAGGGCTTAGGGAGTTCTGAGGCCGTAAACGAAGCCACAGACGAATACAGAAGCCAGATGAGCGATATCCAAATGTTCCTCTCTGAAAAATGCGAGATGGTAGCGGAGAGCATGACCCAGTCCAGTATTTTATATGGGGCCTACAAAACCTGGTGTGAGAAGAATAACGAACGGGCCAAGAGTAACCGGAACTTCAGCATGATGCTCTCTGAGCTCGGAATGGATAAGATCCGCATGTCCGTTGGAATCTTCTGGATCGGAATCAAGCTTGAAGAGAAGCAGAGTTACTGA